One genomic region from Rhizomicrobium palustre encodes:
- a CDS encoding UrcA family protein, protein MSRITRHSAFLLCAAALAATPAFAAGSVEVTGFTPTLGGAAVQKKVVVRFDDLDATDPQGAANLYQRLNLVAGKLCASNDGGNSALLTTRVEECRVKALAEAVKSVGTPALAAVAKK, encoded by the coding sequence ATGTCACGTATCACCCGCCACAGTGCCTTCCTTCTTTGCGCCGCAGCCCTTGCGGCGACGCCTGCCTTCGCGGCGGGTTCGGTGGAAGTCACCGGTTTCACCCCGACCTTGGGCGGCGCGGCCGTGCAGAAGAAGGTCGTGGTGCGTTTCGACGATCTCGACGCCACTGATCCGCAAGGCGCCGCCAACCTTTATCAGCGCCTCAACTTGGTCGCAGGCAAGCTCTGCGCCTCCAATGACGGCGGCAACTCCGCGCTGCTCACCACCCGCGTTGAAGAATGCCGCGTGAAGGCTTTGGCCGAAGCCGTCAAGTCCGTCGGCACGCCCGCGCTCGCTGCGGTCGCCAAGAAATAA
- a CDS encoding UrcA family protein: MHRSMIAAGLALAALAGTAFAAGTSVEVSGLTPTLGGDKVKKLVVVKYDDLNPNDKQGAQALFTRLNLVATALCSSNPGGKGSLLAEKVEKCRSETVVQAAKDIGAAELIAISK, translated from the coding sequence ATGCATCGTTCTATGATCGCGGCAGGTCTGGCCTTGGCCGCTTTGGCCGGGACTGCTTTCGCGGCAGGCACCAGCGTTGAAGTGAGCGGCCTCACGCCCACCCTCGGTGGGGATAAAGTGAAGAAGCTCGTGGTTGTGAAATATGATGATCTCAATCCGAACGACAAGCAGGGCGCGCAGGCTCTTTTCACCCGCCTCAACCTCGTGGCCACGGCCTTGTGCTCGTCCAATCCGGGCGGCAAGGGCTCGCTGCTCGCCGAAAAGGTGGAGAAGTGCCGTTCTGAAACAGTTGTCCAAGCCGCGAAAGATATCGGCGCCGCCGAATTGATCGCTATCTCGAAATAA
- a CDS encoding DUF3297 family protein, which produces MTSLPDRLSANPKSPFYNEELLEAGVGIRFNGQEKTNVEEYCVSEGWVRVVAGKSVDRHGNPMTIKLKGAVEPYLRSPEAPAADAPTSE; this is translated from the coding sequence ATGACCAGCCTTCCCGACCGTCTGAGCGCCAACCCCAAGAGCCCGTTTTATAACGAGGAATTGCTCGAAGCTGGGGTCGGCATCCGCTTCAATGGCCAGGAAAAGACCAATGTCGAGGAGTACTGCGTCAGCGAGGGCTGGGTGCGCGTGGTCGCCGGCAAGAGCGTGGACCGCCATGGCAACCCCATGACCATCAAGCTCAAGGGTGCAGTTGAACCCTATTTGCGCAGCCCTGAAGCCCCCGCGGCGGACGCACCGACGTCCGAGTAA